Within the Eucalyptus grandis isolate ANBG69807.140 chromosome 1, ASM1654582v1, whole genome shotgun sequence genome, the region CCCACCGGCCCAATTTATTCCTCACTAAAAGATCGCTCGCTCGTGATTCGGCGCATTCTTATTTCTTACCTCATAagcttctcctttctttttcttcttctttttttatttcctgtctttttcaatatttattggactttttttttctggccCAACATTTGTTCCAGATCCAGTTGATCagcccaaaaataaaaagatgataAGAACATTAACGGAAATTTCCTCTGTCCTTAATTCATTACCACCTACTTTAGTCATATTGACGTTCGCTTACACCTTTCGCTCCGGATTGAAGCTTCCTCCATttcataaaaacaaataaaatatgtATGGTCGAAAAGTAATGGTTTTGCATCACCCATTATATGTTCAAGTTTTGAAAAGCTCGTAGACTTATCTAGAAGCATAATTGTACATATGACGAAAATCATGGATATATTGAAAATCGTAAAATTTTCTTAACTTGATTGCTTAACAAATGACTTTACGATGTCTATGTTCATTAACAAACCCTTTTTAACTTAAGATGCGTGTCTCCACATTGTTGGTGCCCATGGCATTGCATGCTAGTCTTACTACTCTTTTGAATTTAGTGGTCAAGTGGTGTCCACATTAGTTTTCATAAATCTCAACCAACCAACCTCtcaagagattttgaaagtgcaCTTCCGCACTCTCGATTAAGAGCGAGCATGGTTGATTCCCACCTTGGAATCAAGAGTTGCCCACTAATGatcaattccaaaaaattgaaaatgtgaCCCGCTCATTAGTTCCATTAATCCACTTGAGAATTGGAACCATGGTTCATTGATGGATCCATGGAACTGATTCTCAATCCCTAAAAATTGTATTCATCAACTAATATCATTGTGCACCCAATTTCTATATGTGCTCTTAAAACGAGTTGTTGGCTCCTAATTGTGTACATGATGACAAAACATCGCAACATTTATGGACATCTCTAATCGGTCATCTCCTTcctctttgtttgtttattttgttttgattgatgaagtaagtaaatgaattattagaataaaaaaaagtaggggttaatcctattacacaccaaagagacaaaattagtTAATAATATCCAATgactataaatatatataaacatatatatttggtcaaaaactataaagtaattaaataattgagatgaaattatatatatatcggCTCTTTTGGGtgagtgaataatttttttttttttttggtaaggatgaGTGAATAATTTCACATCTAAAatcaagaactaaattgatactcaCCAGTCTCACTAAATTAGAATCGAGAACCAGACTAATCAACATGGGAAACATTAGTTCTAAGTCACTATGATCTGATTTCGGACAGTTTCCAATTCCTTTGCATACTCTTGCTCTCAACATGACCTGAACAAAAGACCACAAACTCCATTGTTATCTAAGCCATGCATTTTTACTCATCCAATCATTTCCCTTCTCGGCCACCACTGTCGTAGGTAAATAAGTTTGATTCGTTCATGTTCAAGTGATTGGACAattgaagttgattttgaaagattgtgATTCCCTAGTAAAGATTAGGACTTAAACAACCACGCATGGCTCAATCGACAGGACCCAAAAGAATTGGAATTGAGTTCATCATCATATGGTGAGCCCTTCCCAGATGCAACAAACTCTCCCTTGGCCTACGGACTAGGGCTGCGGTCGCACGGACTTAATGCGAGTGTCGGCAAACAgtccccccccccaaaaaaaaaaacaaaaaaaaagaagaagaagcaattaGTACCTGCAAAAAGGTTCATCGGATTCCCATTCCAATGTCCGGGCCACTGCGGTCTTGTCCACAAGGCGAAATTGTCACCCGGAGcattaatcacaaaaaaataccAATATTGCGGATAAAGTTCATGTTCTGTAGAAGTCCTCGCTCCTACAAGTGTTTCCAACAtttaatcacttttttttttggcttttttttgggcttaaagaaattaatattttcgtttacattttttttggtGCAAGAAAAAGGACGAGGCCCTACAACAAGGGTTGTTGAAATGGTGAACTGCTAGACTCTATAACGACTAGAATGCTTAAAATGTGACATTCTCATATCACAGTTATTCCATATTTCTTGATCAATCATTACATGTCCAGTATAATCAAACTCAATAATTGGTTTGATGATGCTATGTTCTTGGATGCTATAAGACCTTTTAAAAGGAGGCAAAGAATCTTCTGTCGGTATGTATATATTGGATGTCCTTGGGCCCAATTCCTCCAGTAATTTCGATGGGTGATTTGGTTATGCATCCTAAACTTCATCAACAAGAATCTCTAACTACATCTCAAGTTGCGTACTACTTTGGGATTGCAAAGTCTCTAAGTGCCTCTTGACTTGCGCATTACTTTAAGGACAACTTGTAAGTGCTCTCAATCTCTTAGCTACAGTTATCCCTTGGCCAATAGATCCTTCTTACCTTATTagatttcatcttcttttcacGTCTAGAGCGGGTCATCACCATGCGTCATATTTTTCCACTTGAACTCTGTCAATCGAAAACTCACTATCACTGAATTCTTTATGCATCCCATCAACGGCTTCATTGATCAAATTTATTAGGGATAATGATTAAAATGACTTTATACAATatgacttttatattttaaattgttcaatgGGATCTCCCAATTTTTTGTAAATGTTCAATTGAGTCATTggattatattaaaatgttcaatattaatCTTCCATTAATACAAGTTCAGGGACAACACTAAATATCttcatatagtttatgaactaaattgaatatctataaaaaaatccgataaccacattgaataaattagatGTTCATGAACAACgtcatatattaaattaaaattcaatgacCACATTAAATAAACCGAAAGTTCATAGATCACATTACATATAGTGCTAAAGCTCATAGACCATTTGTTTCATTTACCCAATGTATTATTGTGGTCTTTATGATAAGGGGGGTTAATCATATTGTAACGACATGATTTGGCCTTATGTTGAGGCCTAGATCTCGGGCATGACGTCAACCGATCAATTTAGGTAGATAGCCACTAAATACATCACTCCGATTCTGCAAGTAACTCGAACAATTACATTTCAGCTTCTACTTCATCAACGGAAGAAACAAACTCACAAGGGTCCCCACAGGGCCACAAGTCCTGACCTTTGTCTCCCCTCACATGGATCGACCAGCAAGATTTCAATTCGAGCGGTCCAAAGTCATCAAGACAAGACAAGACAAGACAAATGGCCCACAACAATCTCGTTAACCCCGCACCAACCCAATCTACACACATTCTATTGCAAAGCCTatgcacgctctctctccctttggagAGGGCTACATCAACTACACAACACAAACACCAACACAAACACTTGCACCCCCACACACATTGCCTATAAAGAAAACCCACATGAGGAAAAAAAGTACAAATCAAGATCGAAAATAAGCataaggagaagaagaaagagcatGGGATGCCGATCAATTATGCAGCTCCCACTGGCTActtttcttccaaaaagcaCCGACGAAAGCTCCTTTGTGATGTGATGCCGAGTAGAGGGGATGCTTATGGCGGATGAATGGGATTTTAGAAGAAATTGAGGCGAGAAGTGTAAGTGGCTTTGGGAGACCAGTTCCCCGGGATCACGTCTCTGGCCGAGAGCGTTCTGTTGGTCGACAATGAGGTCAGCTTCACCGAGAAGGGGCCTTGCAGAGGACCCCCGATGATGCACCAGTTCGCCCCCCACAAGTGCTTCATCTCTATCCACTCGCTCGAACTCGCCTGCCCATTCACAAACACCAGTTTCAGCGACGATATAGACAGTCACCACACCATTACGAGTGCACAAGATTTCAACAAAAGATTCGAATAACATGGACTTTCCAAAGTACATCATGTGCTCTCTGGTGTGACCCTTTTCTTAGCACGTTTATAAGATCCCCCTTTTTACAGTTAATTAAAGCGGAAGACGCGGCACTTTTTCCACAGGAGCGCGCATAGCTAAAGTTAGGCGCCATTTGTGAATTCCATGGGACCCCAAAAGTCGTGGTGGCGAAATTGAATAAGGACACAGAAAAGAATGAATcgagagggaaaaaaattgaactttagTGCTTTCACCACAGTTCACTCTTTAGTTTTTCCCCTATAATTTCTGAAGAACCGAAATACGGGCAAGGGcagaagcgagagagagagagagacttacgGGCCTAATGTGCATGGAACCCACGTCGCCATCTCCATCCTCGAATTCGACCAAGAGCGAGAGCCAGTAGTCCGTGGAGCCCTCATTCACGTGGAAGGCTATGTTCTTGCCTGGATACTTGCACGGCGTCCTGCAATCCCAATATATCATAATTAAACCAACGCCTTGTTAAcccacaagagagagagagagagagaggggggggtcTCTTCTTCATCACATGACGTTTGACCAAAAACAAGATTCTAACTAGGGAATTAGGGGTAGCCCCAAGCTCCATTTTTACTAAAACATGCATACCCAATGTCCGATTGCCAAAGTTAAAAAAGTCATTGCATTCACGTTGTCGCTTTTAATTGCTTCCCGAGTTATCTGCAAGAACTCTTTAAACAAGTGTCCTAAAAAAGCCTGCAACATTTTTTACTCAATTTCGCGAGGACCGCAGTACCCTCGATCCCCACAACGCGACCGTTGAAAAGTAAAAGGCAGAGGCAGAGACAGCGCGAGACTCTGTCTCCGCAGAGTCAAAAAAGTGCGAACCAGCTTTGGCCTTACCTCCGGTACTGGACGGGGAGGACTCCCCGGTTGCGGAgcgggccggcctcgccggcgatCGCCATGCGGCCGAAGGCGGCGCCGCTGAGGTCGAAGTGGGTGTTCCCTCCGGAGCAGTACCCGCCGGGGCACTCGTCGGTGACGATGATGGTGACGGCCCTCCGGGAGCAGATGCCCCGGTCCAGGCACTTCACCTTGTAGCACGCCCCGCAGCCCTCGCCGTTCTTGAACAGCACCGGGCTCACCGCCCCGACCCGGGCCCGCAGCGGCCTCACGTCCACCATCGACCCGTACCCGCACGCCCCACCTGCAAATTTTTAGCCAACAAAAAGAGTTTCAGTGGATGCATTCACTTGACTTTCATGATTACACCCCCCGCGGGAAACATACTTCGGTAAACTACCGAGATTTCGATAGGGTTATACGTATTAGCAGTCGCTGTCGAATGGAGTTGCAGTCGTCGCTGTCTTACATATTGTTGCATgtaaaaaaaggagagagacagagacagagacagagagacagagagagatgtCTACGTTTTCTTATTTACcgtcttctctctctacattgCACTCATTTTCAACCCATAGAATGTCCAACAAGAACATCCCCATTAGCATGTTCTCGAGGGGAGCTTTGACTCTGCAGACTCGCCGAGTCTTCATGGCGCATTTTCAGCTTACATGCAAAGTGCGAAGTGAAGCCTAACAATAAATGAATCCCCCCGAAATGCACAGCCCTTTTCATTTACCCAGTTAGCTCTAGACGACATTCAGAGACGACTCGCATACAGAACACAGTTCCAACGCAACAAGCCTTGAGAATTCTCAACGATTATCAACAGATCCGAACAATGTAGCTTACACCTAGGGTCGGAGCGGGCGAACTTACCATCGCTGCCGTCGCCGTCGGGGCTGCCGTACCAGGTGGCCGTGGCGGGCTTCCACCGCGCGTTGGGCACTCGCTTCTTCACCTGCGCGGACGCACTCGTCGTCGCCGCCCCCAGCACCAGCAGGAGCCAGAGCCGGCCGAGGAGcagggcggcggcggaggaggaggaggaggaggagggggagccGCGGCGGCGCTGCTGCATTGTTCCCGCCACAAGGTCGCGGCGGAGAAACCGAGGGACGGTTAAGAGAGGAAGGACGGGGGGCAAAGGGAGGAAGAGAAGCCTCGAAAAGGCGCTCGCCGACACTTTTTACAGCGAGGGCGCGTAGCTCTGTAGGCTGCTCTGTAGCGCTGCAGTCGCTTGTGTCTGTCCGAGCGCAACGTTGAAGAATATATAAAGGGCGGAAAAAGCTGCGAGCCTACTTTTCCGATCGAGAGTGGACACGGGGGAGTGGTTATTTACGGTGCTTGCCACTTCGGCTCCCGCGCGGGTGTGGGGTAAGGCCCAGGGGGCCCCACCGGCGGTTAAGGCGTTAATTCCGCCTCGACCCCGTACGTGCCCGGGGGAATGGCGAGGGCATTTCGGTCAGCACGGGCGACCGGTGATCGTTTATTATATGTCGCGGCCGACACGTGGAGGAGATGGCCTTTAGCATTGCGCGGGTCGGAATTATAATTAGAGCCAAATGATTCGATCAGTCAATcaagtttaattaattaatcgaTTTTCGGTTGTTGCCCCTTTTGACTAAATGCTCCGGCCATGTGTTCTCTCTTGTTAGATAGAGAAGCACTTGGCCATGGAGGAATATAGAGCTGCTACATGTGAAAAGGGTGCGGCTGGTTTTGCTGACTATTTAGGTTTTCGACCCATTTCAATGGCGCCCGAATCTTGTATTGATTAAGGCCTTTAATGGGTATTCTCGCATTCGCACTGGGGTTAACGAGATCTGTGCAGAAAAGCCGAACCCTTTCGGGAATGCGTTGCGTTTTTGTCAAGGTTAAAGCAGTAGTAGAGAGTAGTATTTTTAGGAGAATGAGGACTTTTTGAGGGTAATGAATCAATTCGGCCTATGGCGTTGTGGCCCCGTAGAGAGCAGATGCTTGTCTGAAATTTATGTGCCTTATCTGATGCGTATCCGCATCCGCTGGAGTGGACCGCCCTCTCAGATGCACCAGATCACACGATCTTGCTGGGTCACATGGGCATTTTTTTCGCTTGAGCTTGCCCCACTCCCCACCCATGTGAGCTGAATCCTGCTAGATAAATGAACGTGAGCTATAGAGGGATTACACTTTCTTCATGTGGAAAGTTGCATTATTTGGGTTTTACGTGATGGCTCCCAGAAGATCCGTTTAGGTACCTAAGCGAGCGGACAACCTGGAGGTGGTTGGATATCATCTTTGCCTGAGTATCAAGCAAAGATGTAGGATTACTTGTAGTGCTATCGAGAATTACCGTCTCgtaaaaattaatcaatcaagaaagCAAGGAGACTGTGCAAGTGCCTTCGTGTCGCCCCCTAGTTCTGCCGTGGAACGGAAAGTGCATATGTCATCCTTTATGCATCGCTTTTCTAGAAATCTTGCGAGTGCTATTGAAAGTGGCTAATGctctttatttctcttttaattgCTTGCTCGCGTCTTCAAGACCAATGTCTTGAAAAACGAAAGGAATGGAAAACCTGAACAATAGATGTTGGGGGGAGCATTACCGGGCAGGCAGTGGAAGTTGAAGCAAGCGACCTATCGAATCCACTAGAATGTAGTCCTCACTCCTCAGTGCTTCCCCTCCTCATCAAGCCTCTCAGATCCCATTAATGATGTTGCTCGAACCACTAACCACGCGATCACCCGCGTTATCCAGTGCTCCTGACTTTGAGCAAACGCTAGACAATGGAGAAAGCGAAAGCAGCACAATGATTACAGCAACAACGAGGTAGAAAGCTGGGATTTTTTTCACTTCGTTGATCCTCGTGTCGTGTGGTTTTTACATGGGGTGACTCAAGATCCAACAGCCTTGGAAGATCACGAGAGAGAGGAGTAGGGATGCTGACTGCAATGGAATCCCGATGGACATCGCTCAGAGCCTCAGACACACGGTTTTTCCCAGGAACAAACAAAACAGCAGATCCTAACAAGTTTGCAAGTTTCTTTAAAAATGCAGGCTTGATGCTCTCTTTCTTTGTCCGAAGCTGGACGAGCACATGTGAATCTCTCGCCAGCATGTGACTCATCTGCAGGCACCAAACGTTATACCTCTCATACAGACAAATCGGCGAAGAAAATGACCCAGTCCTTGTTTGTCCATTCTCTCGCTAGGCACAGACCCTTTTTCCCATTCTCACTTGTCACTCTGGATCTCACTCCATAggtgaaaaaaagaacaacCCTTTTCAGTTTTCACACGTTTACATGCATTCAAAACTTCATTCACTTCCGGATAaaatgcaaatggtggtcatggtCGATTTTTTGCAGTTCATTTTCAGCATTCCACTGCAAATTCCAAGTCCCAGATGATGCTAAATTATAATATCCAGAGATATGGACTCTGTAACCTCCAGTCGCGAGGCCAGTTCTCATGCACACTCAGATTTGCAGAGAGGCTGTTTAATTATTAGGGACGACAGGGTACTTTATTGAGAAGGCGAGAGAGTAGCGGGCGTGGGACAAAGAGACGAGATATCGCTATAAGCGCGAAGACAGCGCGTGGGAACAAATGGGGTCGAGTCTTGAAAAGAAGATGTGCTTGGAGCTTTATGGGAAAGGCATCCTTTTGACCATCTTCTTGGCGCCAGGCCCTTTAAACAACACTCTCGTATCTTGAAAAACAATGAATTCTTGGGGATCCAAaacccccaaaaagaaaattatatacgACCAATCACCAAATTTTAAGGACACTTGATCCTGTAATTAGACTAGGAAACAAATCATGTAGCAACGTAAATTCTTGAACTGTGATTCTCGGTTTGTAAATTGCAATTTCTTCTCCCCTAAATTCTGATATATGCTTCGCGACATTACCTTGAAATGCGGAGATCAAAAGCATGTGTCTTGAATACTTTATGATGCACATGAGCAATTCACGTTGCCTTTTCTACAAAAGAATGCCTTAAAGTATCTCGACAACTTTGATTCATTTTGTCTGACAAAGTATGATTAAAATGGTAGTTAAAGTCGCTACGGTTGAAGAATTATAACTGGCTAATCCACTCAGCTAATGGCACGAAGGGAGCACTCCCATTATTCTAATTAAAGCATATCTTTGAATCCCTATAGGAGTCACGTTATGTGCTCCTTTAGTTTGCACCTGTCGACAGGTAATCCATAgtgctctcttcttttttttctctttggtccTAAAGCAATATAAGAGGATATCAAATATCATTCATGATTTGATGTCATTGCCCCTTTTTAATCTCATGAACGAATGAATC harbors:
- the LOC104440602 gene encoding expansin-B3, with product MQQRRRGSPSSSSSSSAAALLLGRLWLLLVLGAATTSASAQVKKRVPNARWKPATATWYGSPDGDGSDGGACGYGSMVDVRPLRARVGAVSPVLFKNGEGCGACYKVKCLDRGICSRRAVTIIVTDECPGGYCSGGNTHFDLSGAAFGRMAIAGEAGPLRNRGVLPVQYRRTPCKYPGKNIAFHVNEGSTDYWLSLLVEFEDGDGDVGSMHIRPASSSEWIEMKHLWGANWCIIGGPLQGPFSVKLTSLSTNRTLSARDVIPGNWSPKATYTSRLNFF